In the genome of Marinomonas algicola, the window CTTTTAGAAGCCTACCATCAATGGCGTGATTGGGCGAAAAAGTCCCATTCAAACTACAGTTTTCATGTCGCGATTACTTGGTGGGATGACAGCGTGGGAGAAGAAATGGAAACGCTGGTCAAAGAGCATGGGGTAAATAGCTTTAAACATTTTATGGCCTATAAAAATGCCATTATGGCAACCGATGATATTTTAGTTTCCAGTTTTACTAAATGCTTAGAATTAGGCGCGATCCCAACAGTGCACGCTGAAAATGGTGAATTAGTGTATCACTTGCAAAACAAAATGGTTGCCCAAGGAATTACTGGACCGGAAGGACACCCTTTATCACGCCCTTCCTCTGTCGAAGGTGAAGCGGCTAATCGCGCGATCAGCATTGCAAACACATTAGGTGCACCTATTTATTTGGTCCATGTTTCTACAGAAGAAGCCGTGGATGCCATCCGCTATGCGAAAGATCATGGCCATACTGTCTTTGGAGAAGTACTTGCAGGGCATCTGACAGTAGACGACAGCGTTTATCAAAACACTGATTGGGAAACCGCCGCCGCTCATGTCATGAGCCCTCCATTTAGACCAAAACATCATCAGGACGCGCTTTGGAAAGGGGTGCAAGCCGGTACATTACAAACAACCGCGACTGATCACTGTGCTTTCTGTATTGAACAAAAATCCATGGGTAAAGACGATTTTTCTAAGATCCCTAATGGCACGGCTGGGGTTGAGGAACGCATGATGGTGATGTGGGAGAAAGGCGTCAATTCCGGCAAAATCACACCAAATGAATTTGTGGCGTTAACCTCGACTAATAGTGCAAAAATATTCAACCTTTATCCAAGTAAAGGCGCGATTAGAGTTGGAGCGGATGCGGATTTGGTCATCTGGAACCCTAATGCAAGCAAAACACTGTCTGCAAAAACGCATCAGTCTAATATCGAGCACAGTATCTTTGAGGGCATGACAATTAATGGCCTTCCTGAGACCACAATTTGTAACGGGAAGCTGGCGTGGCATGAAGG includes:
- the hydA gene encoding dihydropyrimidinase: MSLLIKGGTIVTHEESYQADLLCDGNLIVEIGENLTPPEEAEVLDATGKLIMPGGIDPHTHMQLPFMGTVAKDDFASGTVAALAGGTTSIIDFVIPSPQQSLLEAYHQWRDWAKKSHSNYSFHVAITWWDDSVGEEMETLVKEHGVNSFKHFMAYKNAIMATDDILVSSFTKCLELGAIPTVHAENGELVYHLQNKMVAQGITGPEGHPLSRPSSVEGEAANRAISIANTLGAPIYLVHVSTEEAVDAIRYAKDHGHTVFGEVLAGHLTVDDSVYQNTDWETAAAHVMSPPFRPKHHQDALWKGVQAGTLQTTATDHCAFCIEQKSMGKDDFSKIPNGTAGVEERMMVMWEKGVNSGKITPNEFVALTSTNSAKIFNLYPSKGAIRVGADADLVIWNPNASKTLSAKTHQSNIEHSIFEGMTINGLPETTICNGKLAWHEGKLHSKSGEGQYIDRPAYAPFYEALTKRQELNQPKVVER